ACCTGCACGGCTCGCTCTTGCCGCGCTGGCGGGGGGCCGCGCCGATCCAGCGGGCCATCATGGCCGGGGACCGCCAGACGGGGGTCCAGATCATGCGGATGTCGGAGGGCCTCGACGAGGGGGCCATCCTGCTGTCCGAGGTCCTGCCCATCGCCCCCGACGACACGGCCGCCACCCTGTCGGACCGCATGGCCACCACCGGCGCGACCCTCTGGACCCGGGCCCTGGCCGCCATCGAGCGCGGCGGCGTGACCGAGACCGAACAGGCGGGGGAGGTCACCTATGCGAGGAAGATCACCCCGGCCGAGGCCCGCATCGACTGGACCCGCCCGGCCGCCGAGCTGGACTGCCACATCCGGGGCCTGTCGCCCTTCCCCGGGGCCTGGTTCGAAGCCCCCGGTCCCGATGGCCCCGTCCGGGTCAAGGCCCTGATGTCGGCCCCCGTCGCGCAGGGCTCCGGCGCCCCCGGCGAGGTCCTCGACGGGGACCTGCTGATCGGCACGGGGGACGGGGCCGTCCGTCTGCTGCGGGTCCAGCGCGAGGGCAAGGCGGCGCAAGGCCCCGCCGACTTCCTGCGGGGCTTCGCCCTGCCCGTCGGCACGATCCTGGGCTGATGCCGCGCTACCGGCTGACGCTGGAATACGACGGCCGGCCCTATGCGGGCTTCCAGGCCCAGGACGGCCTGCCGACGGTCCAGGGCGTGGTCGAGACCGCCGTCACGGCCTTCTGCGGCCAGACCGTGCGCATCGCTGCGGCCGGCCGCACCGACTCCGGCGTCCACGCCACCGGCCAGGTCGCCCATGTCGATCTGGACAAGGCCTGGCCCGCCTCGACGGTCATGAACGCCCTCAACGCCCATATGGTGCGCGAAGGCGTGGCCGTGCTGGCCTGCGAGGCCGTGCCCGACGACTGGCACGCCCGCTTCTCGGCCACCGGGCGGCGCTACCTCTACCGGATCCTGAACCGGCCCGGCCGCCCCGCCCTGGAGCGCGGCAAGGTCTGGCACGTCCGCCGCCCGCTCGACGTCGCCGCCATGCAGGCCGGGGCCGACCACCTGATCGGCCACCACGACTTCACCACCTTCCGCGACCTCGCCTGCCAGTCGAAATCGCCCGAGAAGACCCTCGACGTCGCCCGGGTCAGCGCCGTCGGCGAGGAGGTCCATCTGGTGTTCGAGGCGCGGTCGTTCCTGCACCGCCAGGTCCGCTCCATGACCGGCACCCTGGTCGAGGTCGGGCTGGGCCGCTGGTCGCCCGACGATGTGAAGACCGCGCTCGAGGCCCGCGACCGCACTGCCTGCGGCCCCGTCTCGCCGTCCGACGGCCTCTACCTGACCGGGGTCGCCTATGACCCATAGCAAAAGGGCCCGCCGGAAACCGGCAGGCCCTTCATCCGATGCGGTCGTGACCGATCAGTTCTTGGCGGACTCGGCGCCCGAGGACACGGCCGAACCGGCGGCCGAGACGTCGCGGCCGACGCCCGACACGGTGTTGCAGGCCGACACGGCCAGGGCGGCAGCGACGATGGTCAGGGCAACGATCTTCTTCATGGGGAGGACTCCGAACAGTGAAGCTGTGCAAACGCCAAGCGTCACTGCAGGTTCCATGTCCATCCTCCGTCCCGTTCTGATAGATCTGACCGCATGACCGACACCCGCTCCCAGCCCGCCGGAACCGCCGCCCGCCGCCTCGTCGAGACCCTCGCCATGAACGGCGTGACCCGGGTCTTCTGCGTGCCTGGCGAGAGCTATCTGGCCGTGCTCGACGCCCTGGTCGACCATCCGGAGATCGAGGTCGTCACCTGCCGGCACGAGGCGGGGGCCGCCAACATGGCCGAGGCCTACGGCAAGCTGACGGGCCGACCCGGCATCTGCATGGTCACCCGCGGGCCGGGCGCGACCCATGCCTCCATCGGCGTGCACACCGCGCATCAGGACTCCACGCCCATGATCCTGTTCGTCGGCCAGATCGCCCTCACCGACCGCGGCCGCGGCGCCTTCCAGGAGGTCGACTACCGCGAGGTCTTCGGCGGCCTGGCCAAATGGGCGACCGAGATCGAGAGCCCCGACCGGACCGTGGAGATCGTCGAGCGCGCCTTCGCCACGTCGCTTCAGGGCCGGATGGGCCCCGTCGTCATCGCCCTGCCCGAGGACCTGCTGCACGCCCCCGGCGGCCCGGCACCGCTCCGGGCAGTGGCACCCGCCAGGGCCGGTCTGGACCCCGCCTTCCTCGCCGATCTGGGCGAGCGGCTGTCGAAGGCCGAACGCCCCCTGCTGGTGCTCGGCGGCTCCGGCTGGACCGAGGCGGCCGCCACGGCGGTCGGGGACTGGTCCGAGCGGCTGGGCCTGCCCGTCGCCCTGTCGTTCCGCCGCAAGGACATCCTCTCCAACGACCGCTCGAACTATGCCGGCGATCTCGGACTGGGCTGCAATCCCGAGCTGATGAAGCGGGCGCGGGACGCCGACCTGCTGATCGCGGTCGGAGCCCGGCTGGGCGAGAACCCGACCCAGGGCTACACCCTGTTCACCCGCGAGCACACGGCAAAGGTTCTGGTCCACATCCACCCGGGCCCCGAAGAACTGGGCCGGGTCTGGACGCCGCTGACCAGTGCCGCCGCCGATAACAGCCTGGCCGCCCACGCCCTCGCGACGCTGGAGCCCGGCCGCACCTGGCACGAGCAGGCCAAGGCCGCCCACGATCACTACCAGGCCTTCTCGACCCCGGTGCCGGTCACCGGCGCGGTCAACATGAGCGAATGCATGGCCCACCTCGGCGAGGTCCTGCCGCCGACCGCCATGGTCACCAACGGGGCCGGCAATTTCGCCGCCTGGCTGCACCGGTTCTACCGCCACCGCGCCTGCCGCACCCAGCTGGCGCCGACCTCGGGGGCCATGGGCTATGGCTACCCGGCCGCCGTCGCCGCCAAGTCGCTGCATCCCGACCGCGAGGTCATCTGCGTCGCGGGCGACGGCGATTTCCTGATGACCAGCCAGGAACTGGCCACGGCCGTCCAGCACGGCATCAACACGATCGTCATCGTCGTCGACAACGGCACCTACGGCACCATCCGCATGCACCAGGAGGGGCACTATCCCCGCCGGGTCATGGCCACGGATCTCAGGAACCCCGACTTCGTGAAATACGCCGAGGCCTTCGGAGCCTTTGCCGTCCGCTGCGACAGCACCGAGGCCTTCCCCGCCGCGCTTCAGGCGGCCCGGGACGCGGCCGGCCCGGGCGGGGTCCCCGCCCTGATCCACCTGATCACCTCCGCCGAGGACATCGCCCCCAACCGCACGATCACGGGCTTGCGAAAGGGCTAGACCGGCCAGGTCTCGGGACTGGCCCCCAGCACCTCGCCGGCCAGGTACAGGGAGCCGCAGATGACCACCCGGCCGGCCCCGAGGCGAAGCGCCCGGCTCAACGCCGCCTCGACCGAGGACGAGCTCTGGGCCCCCAGACCATGGCCCCGGGCCACGGCCGCCAGGGCCGCCGGGTCCGCCGCCGCGCCGTCGAACCCGACGGTGAAGACGTGGCCTTCCGAGCCCTTCAGAGCCTCGAAGAAGCCCGCATGGTCCTTGTTGGCCAGCATGCCGACGATCAGGGCGAGGGGCCTCGGGGCCTTGGCCTGGCGCTCGGCCAGCGCCTCCGCCAGCGCCCGTCCGGCGTGGGGGTTGTGCCCGCCGTCCAGCCACAGCTCGGCCTCGGCCGTCCGCGCCATCTCGCCGTAGGGTCCGGCGCTCAGCCTCTGCATCCGCGCCGGCCAGCTGGCCCCGGCGATGCCCGCCGCGATCGCCGCCTCGGGCAGGTCCAGTTCCAGCGCGACCGCCACCGCCAGCCCGGCATTCGCGATCTGGTGCGGACCGCGCAGCCCGGGTGCGGGCAGGTCCAGGAACCGCTCCTGATCCTGAAACGCCATCCCGCCCCGCTCGGCCCAGGCGTCGAAGTCGGTGCCCATGACGGTGAGCGGCGTCAGGACCGAGGCTGCCCTGGCCTCGATCACGGCCATCGCCGCCTCGGTCTGGCGCGCCACGATCCCGCGCGCCCCGGCCTTCAGGATGCCCGCCTTCTCGCCCGCAATTCCCTCGATGGCCGTGCCCAGGAACTCGGCGTGGTCGTAGTCGACGGGGGCGATCACGCTCAGCAGCGGTCGTTCGATCACATTGGTCGCATCCAGCGCCCCGCCCAGCCCCACCTCGATGATGGCCAGGTCCGCCGGCACCTCGGCCATGGCGACAAAGGCGGCGGCCGTCGTGCTCTCGAACACGGTCGTCTCGACACCCCGGACGGCCTCGATACGGTCCAGGATCGCCGACAGCCGATCGTCCGAGATCAGCTCCCCCGCCAGCCGGATCCGTTCGTTGAACCGCACCAGATGCGGCGAGGTATAGGTGTGGACCTTCAGCCCGGCCGCCTCGGCCATGGCGCGGATGAAGGCGATCGTCGATCCCTTGCCGTTGGTCCCGGCCACGTGGATCACGGGCGGCAGCTGCATCTGGGGCTGACCCAGCACGGCGCAGAGCGTCCGCATCCGGTCCAGCGACAGGTCGATCTTCTGGGGGTGACGGGCCAGCAGGCGGGCGGAGACGGGGTCCATCCCTCTCCATAGCGCACCCTCTCCCGGAGGGAGAGGGCTTGAGCGCCCGAGAGCGTCAGCGATCGGACTTGCGTGAAAGGGTGAGGGGTTAAGGTGCCAGACGGTGAGAGCGTAACCCCTCACCCTTTCGGCTGGCGCATCGCTTCGCTCTGCGAGCCTCAAGCCCTCTCCCTCTGGGAGACGGAAGGCCTATGGTCACCTGATGACCGCCCGCCCGATCCTGCGCTTCATCCTCGCCGCCGCCTTCCTCGCGGCGGGGATCCTGCATCTGCTGGTGCCCACTCCCTTCCTCGGCATCACGCCCGTCTGGGTGCCGTTCGCCCCTGCGGTGATCGCCGTGACCGGGATCGCTGAGCTGGCGGGTGCCGTCGGGCTGATGATCCCGCGTCTGCGCCAGGCGGCCGGGATCGGGCTCGCGCTCTATGCGGTCTGCGTTTTCCCGGCCAATATCCAGCACGCCGTCAGCGACCTGGCGCTAAGTGATCCGCAGCTGGGATGGGCCTATCACGGCCCACGCCTGCTGTTTCAGCCGGTGATCGTCTGGTGGGCGCTCTGGGCCGGCGAAGTGATCGACTGGCCGTTCCGGCGGCGTCAGGCCGCCTGACGCCGTCCGCCCATCAGCATCGACAGGATCTTGCCCAGGGTCGCCGGCAGATCGGCGCGGGTTACGACGCGGTCGACCATGCCCTTCTCCTGCAGATACTCCGAGCGCTGGAAGCCCGGCGGCAATTTCTCGCGGATCGTGGTCTCGATCACCCGCGGACCGGCGAAGCCGATCAGGGCCCCCGGCTCGGCCAGGTGGACGTCGCCCAGCATGGCATAGCTGGCCGTGACGCCGCCGGTCGTCGGGTCGGTCAGGACCACGACATAGGGGAGCTGGGCGTCTTTCAGCTCCTGCACCGCCAGGGTGGTGCGGGCCATCTGCATCAGGCTGAGCGCGCCCTCCTGCATCCGCGCCCCGCCGGCGGCGGTGAAACAGACCAGGGGCACGTTGCGTTCGATCGCGGCGTGGGCCGCGGCGATGAAGCCCTCGCCCGCCGCCATGCCCAGCGATCCGCCCATGAAGGCGAAGTCCTGCACCACGGCCACCGCCGGCGTGCCGCCGATGTCGCCGAAGCCGATGGACATGGCGTCCTTCAGGCCCGTGGCCTTGCGGGCCGCGATCAGGCGCTCGCGATAGGGCTTGCCGTCCGAGAACTTCAGGGGATCCTCGGCCACCTCCGGCGAGGCGATCGGCTCGTACTCGCCACCGTCGAAGGTGTAGCCCAGCCGCTTGGCGGCGTTGATCCGCATGTGGCGGCCCGACGGCGTCACCCACAGGGCGGTCTCCAGATCGGGGCGGTAGAGCATGTCGCCGCTGTCCGGATCCTTGACCCACAGATTGTCGGGCGTCTCGCGCCGGCTGACGATCTTGCGGACGCCGGGGGCAAAGCGGCTGAGCCAGCCGCCGCGCTTTTCCTGGGGAGGTTTGGGAGGGGTCTTGTCGGCCATTCGGGTCTCTTAGACGGTTTCGCCCACGCGTGCACCGCGCACGGCGTCGGCCAAGGCCTTCACCTTCGACAGAACGCGGGTTGCGACCGGTTCGTTCGCGTCGAGGGCGGCGGCGACCTCATCCACCAGCACCGAACCGGCGACGACCGCATCGGCGACACGGGCGATCTCTGCGGCGCGTTCCGGCGTCTTGACCCCGAAGCCGACGGCGACAGGCAGGCCCGAAGCGCGGCGCACGCGTTCGACGGCGGGCGCGACGGAGGCCGACTGGGCCTCCTTTACGCCCGTGACGCCGGCGACGGAGACGTAATAGACGAAGCCCGAGGTCCGCCGCGCGATGACCTCCAGCCGGGCGTCGTCGGACGTCGGCGTGGCCAGGCGGATCAGGGAGACCTGCGCCGCGTCCAGGGCGTCCGTCAGCGGATCGGCCTCTTCCGGCGGACAGTCGACGACGATACAGCCGTCGACGCCGGCCGCCGCCGCGTCGCGGGCGAAGGCGTCGTAGCCGTAGCTCTCGATCGGGTTCAGATAGCCCATCAGGATCAGGGGCGTGTCGGCGTCGCCCTCACGGAAGGCCCGGGCGAGGTCGAGCGTGCCCTTCAGCGTCAGGCCGGCCTTGAGGCCGCGCAGCGCCGCGCGCTGGATCGGCGGACCCTCGGCCATCGGGTCGCTGAACGGAAAGCCCAGTTCGATAATGTCGGCCCCGGCGGCGGGCAGGCCGCGCAGGATCGCCAGGGCCTCGTCACGCGAGGGGTCGCCGGCCATCACATAGGCGACGAAGCCGGCCCGGCCCTCGGCCTTCAGCGCGGCGAAGCGGGCGTCGATGCGGGAGGTGGTCATTGGGCGGGCGTCACCGGAGCGGGTGCCGCGGCACAGACATCGCCGGGCACCGTGGCGAAGGCCAGCCAGGCCGGACCGGCCGGGTCGGCGGTATTCTGTCCGGCGAAGGCCAGCACCTGGAAGGCGTCACAGCCGCCACCCTCTTTGCGACGGACATAGACGATGCGGTTGTCGCGCCCGTCTGCGGCCAGCCAGCCCTGGCGCTCGAAGTCGGCGTTGTAGGCTTCCATGGCGGCCTCGGCCGTGGCCTGGGTGGTCGCAACGCAGGTGGCGATGGCGGCCATGGAGGCGCGCCCGCCACAGGTGACGTCGGCCTGGGTATTGGCGACGGTCGGCAGGGCGACCGGCAGGGCGGGCGCCGTCTGCAACAGGGCGGCCGCCAGAACGAAGGTTGCGATCATGATCTAGAGCTCCACACCCAGGTGCTGGGCCACCGCGAAGATATCCTTGTCGCCGCGCCCGCACATGTTCAGCACGACGTCGCCGCCGGTGCCGATCTCGGCCGCGATCTCGCCGATGCGCGCCAGGGCGTGGCTGGGTTCGAGGGCGGGGATGATCCCTTCCAGCTTCGAACACAGCTGGAAGGCCTCCAGGGCCTCTGCGTCGGTGGCGGCGCGGTATTCGGCCCGGCCCATATCCTTGAGCCAGGCGTGCTCGGGGCCGATGCCGGGATAGTCGAGGCCGGCCGAGATGGAGTGGCCCTCGAGGATCTGGCCGTCAGCGTCCTGCAGCAGATAGGTGCGGTTGCCGTGCAGCACCCCGGGGCGGCCGCCCTGCAGCGAGGCCGCATGGTCGGGGCCGTCCAGCCCACGCCCGGCCGCCTCGATACCGATCATGCGGACGCCCGCATCCTCGATGAAGGGATGAAACAGGCCGATGGCGTTGGAGCCCCCGCCGATGGCCGCGACCACGGCGTCCGGCAGCTTGCCGCGCCGGGCCTGCATCTGGACCTTCGTCTCCTTGCCGATCACCGACTGGAAGTCGCGGACCATGGCCGGATAGGGGTGCGGACCGGCGGCCGTACCGATGAGGTAGTAGGTGTCCTCGACATTGGTGACCCAGTCACGCATCGCCTCGTTCATCGCGTCCTTCAGCGTGCCGCGCCCCGAGGTGACCGGAATGACCTCGGCCCCCAGCAGCTTCATGCGGAACACGTTGG
This DNA window, taken from Brevundimonas subvibrioides ATCC 15264, encodes the following:
- the trpB gene encoding tryptophan synthase subunit beta; the encoded protein is MPDAEGRFGPYGGRFVAETLMPLVLELNHAYERCKADPTFQAELDDYLTHYVGRPSPLYLAQRLTDHYGAANIWFKRDELNHTGAHKINNCMGQILLAMRMGKKRIIAETGAGQHGVATATVCARFGLQCVVYMGAADVQRQSPNVFRMKLLGAEVIPVTSGRGTLKDAMNEAMRDWVTNVEDTYYLIGTAAGPHPYPAMVRDFQSVIGKETKVQMQARRGKLPDAVVAAIGGGSNAIGLFHPFIEDAGVRMIGIEAAGRGLDGPDHAASLQGGRPGVLHGNRTYLLQDADGQILEGHSISAGLDYPGIGPEHAWLKDMGRAEYRAATDAEALEAFQLCSKLEGIIPALEPSHALARIGEIAAEIGTGGDVVLNMCGRGDKDIFAVAQHLGVEL
- a CDS encoding entericidin A/B family lipoprotein — its product is MKKIVALTIVAAALAVSACNTVSGVGRDVSAAGSAVSSGAESAKN
- the fmt gene encoding methionyl-tRNA formyltransferase → MRLAFMGTPDFAVPSLAELIASGHEVVAVYSQPPKPRGRGQKLTPSPVHAFAETMGLPVFTPASMKAPDAIETFASLDLDAACVVAYGQILKAEVLSAPRLGCFNLHGSLLPRWRGAAPIQRAIMAGDRQTGVQIMRMSEGLDEGAILLSEVLPIAPDDTAATLSDRMATTGATLWTRALAAIERGGVTETEQAGEVTYARKITPAEARIDWTRPAAELDCHIRGLSPFPGAWFEAPGPDGPVRVKALMSAPVAQGSGAPGEVLDGDLLIGTGDGAVRLLRVQREGKAAQGPADFLRGFALPVGTILG
- a CDS encoding thiamine pyrophosphate-binding protein, which translates into the protein MTDTRSQPAGTAARRLVETLAMNGVTRVFCVPGESYLAVLDALVDHPEIEVVTCRHEAGAANMAEAYGKLTGRPGICMVTRGPGATHASIGVHTAHQDSTPMILFVGQIALTDRGRGAFQEVDYREVFGGLAKWATEIESPDRTVEIVERAFATSLQGRMGPVVIALPEDLLHAPGGPAPLRAVAPARAGLDPAFLADLGERLSKAERPLLVLGGSGWTEAAATAVGDWSERLGLPVALSFRRKDILSNDRSNYAGDLGLGCNPELMKRARDADLLIAVGARLGENPTQGYTLFTREHTAKVLVHIHPGPEELGRVWTPLTSAAADNSLAAHALATLEPGRTWHEQAKAAHDHYQAFSTPVPVTGAVNMSECMAHLGEVLPPTAMVTNGAGNFAAWLHRFYRHRACRTQLAPTSGAMGYGYPAAVAAKSLHPDREVICVAGDGDFLMTSQELATAVQHGINTIVIVVDNGTYGTIRMHQEGHYPRRVMATDLRNPDFVKYAEAFGAFAVRCDSTEAFPAALQAARDAAGPGGVPALIHLITSAEDIAPNRTITGLRKG
- the accD gene encoding acetyl-CoA carboxylase, carboxyltransferase subunit beta, coding for MADKTPPKPPQEKRGGWLSRFAPGVRKIVSRRETPDNLWVKDPDSGDMLYRPDLETALWVTPSGRHMRINAAKRLGYTFDGGEYEPIASPEVAEDPLKFSDGKPYRERLIAARKATGLKDAMSIGFGDIGGTPAVAVVQDFAFMGGSLGMAAGEGFIAAAHAAIERNVPLVCFTAAGGARMQEGALSLMQMARTTLAVQELKDAQLPYVVVLTDPTTGGVTASYAMLGDVHLAEPGALIGFAGPRVIETTIREKLPPGFQRSEYLQEKGMVDRVVTRADLPATLGKILSMLMGGRRQAA
- a CDS encoding DoxX family protein: MTARPILRFILAAAFLAAGILHLLVPTPFLGITPVWVPFAPAVIAVTGIAELAGAVGLMIPRLRQAAGIGLALYAVCVFPANIQHAVSDLALSDPQLGWAYHGPRLLFQPVIVWWALWAGEVIDWPFRRRQAA
- the trpA gene encoding tryptophan synthase subunit alpha gives rise to the protein MTTSRIDARFAALKAEGRAGFVAYVMAGDPSRDEALAILRGLPAAGADIIELGFPFSDPMAEGPPIQRAALRGLKAGLTLKGTLDLARAFREGDADTPLILMGYLNPIESYGYDAFARDAAAAGVDGCIVVDCPPEEADPLTDALDAAQVSLIRLATPTSDDARLEVIARRTSGFVYYVSVAGVTGVKEAQSASVAPAVERVRRASGLPVAVGFGVKTPERAAEIARVADAVVAGSVLVDEVAAALDANEPVATRVLSKVKALADAVRGARVGETV
- a CDS encoding bifunctional folylpolyglutamate synthase/dihydrofolate synthase — translated: MDPVSARLLARHPQKIDLSLDRMRTLCAVLGQPQMQLPPVIHVAGTNGKGSTIAFIRAMAEAAGLKVHTYTSPHLVRFNERIRLAGELISDDRLSAILDRIEAVRGVETTVFESTTAAAFVAMAEVPADLAIIEVGLGGALDATNVIERPLLSVIAPVDYDHAEFLGTAIEGIAGEKAGILKAGARGIVARQTEAAMAVIEARAASVLTPLTVMGTDFDAWAERGGMAFQDQERFLDLPAPGLRGPHQIANAGLAVAVALELDLPEAAIAAGIAGASWPARMQRLSAGPYGEMARTAEAELWLDGGHNPHAGRALAEALAERQAKAPRPLALIVGMLANKDHAGFFEALKGSEGHVFTVGFDGAAADPAALAAVARGHGLGAQSSSSVEAALSRALRLGAGRVVICGSLYLAGEVLGASPETWPV
- the truA gene encoding tRNA pseudouridine(38-40) synthase TruA, with translation MPRYRLTLEYDGRPYAGFQAQDGLPTVQGVVETAVTAFCGQTVRIAAAGRTDSGVHATGQVAHVDLDKAWPASTVMNALNAHMVREGVAVLACEAVPDDWHARFSATGRRYLYRILNRPGRPALERGKVWHVRRPLDVAAMQAGADHLIGHHDFTTFRDLACQSKSPEKTLDVARVSAVGEEVHLVFEARSFLHRQVRSMTGTLVEVGLGRWSPDDVKTALEARDRTACGPVSPSDGLYLTGVAYDP